From Aspergillus fumigatus Af293 chromosome 5, whole genome shotgun sequence, a single genomic window includes:
- the ino80 gene encoding chromatin-remodeling ATPase INO80 has protein sequence MTGAPPYNPQSPTQQPRFPVYSPPNKNRSYYPNNDQYQQHAPQTPPAFAPQPSLSRSPHYSHAPSPLPATLPPLNGGAPPPGHHPEPSSQYQTHSSAGTPQFSLPRPYSASMMSSNGASSYNHSTASHAHPSARLESLSQSPPKKETEPLYPIGGNGAPGYSSSMMREPRPASPPRETKHARAADPMSFASILSGPTEETSPIKQPSLPEALPGPATTITPAPPTLAPVPARRRLTPPPVTHALPPTSQLKVKEPEPISPAALPRLEKKPSAEKRRRNVEQEPKSAEALPVASTHGAFEPTKAARVSNRKTLTERDAEAINKIIAEIDNADKSDVESPGFEVEYGRYMVKSKKRALDAEKAEGIRRKRRRHDFLVKLGKTFEKQANAGVDRFRAANEASVIAEVQAKEIQDEKERKKDMQRKRRRENTVRLEMQKKLEAERKANKANDAAEKAKFLREAERAQRKIKSTKRALEGVTSPEEIGEVTPLAPNLEGGTTSSFHIGRSSPSRRKSGRSGTSRPKKSKEQKQAEKDAAEAAYAAMENDEPLPLAPKEDPRKETVKKEAKGARSKETTPAPVSAFESKGYNQIYEQIWRDIARKDIPKVYRIKTLSLSTRQENLRKTAQLASKQSRKWQERTNKSMKDTQARAKRTMREMMSFWKRNEREERDLRRLAEKQEIESAKKAEAEREANRQKRKLNFLISQTELYSHFIGRKIKGAGADSSGDTAVDGSDETIQPGKADHTIDLPPTVADVGAKVTNFEDLDFDAEDETALRQAALANAQNAVKEAQERARAFNAEENPMAALDEGELNFQNPTSLGDIEISQPKMLTAKLKEYQLKGLNWLVNLYEQGINGILADEMGLGKTIQSISVMAYLAEVHNIWGPFLVIAPASTLHNWQQEITKFVPDIKVLPYWGSAKDRKVLRKFWDRKHITYTKESEFHVLVTSYQLVVLDSQYFQKVKWQYMILDEAQAIKSSQSSRWKNLLGFHCRNRLLLTGTPIQNNMQELWALLHFIMPTLFDSHDEFSEWFSKDIESHAQSNTKLNEDQLRRLHMILKPFMLRRVKKHVQQELGDKVEKDVFCDLTYRQRAYYTNLRNRVSIMDLIEKAAVGDEADSTTLMNLVMQFRKVCNHPDLFERAETKSPFSVGYFAETASFVREGQNVDVRYSTRNLIEYNLPRLLCSPSGRIDMAGPGNEHAGFRGKYLQHLMNIFTPENIKRSIDEDGAFSFLRFADTSINEAYEQSHLGVFERAVRRRGQSNRLSHLNVIYDDEEDEKTSKFVLPHSLFNIVQRNDRQAVRNVTVEGYMRDLMNVSEATFERDGLGVIEPSASPAASAPPITISCSGQVALRETQDTFFNVSVRHALFSTPSRQMEQQILEKKLDPAPFSLPPMLPKPISTKGRYTHIEVPSMRRFVTDSGKLAKLDELLRELKAGGHRVLLYFQMTRMIDLMEEYLTYRNYKYCRLDGSTKLEDRRDTVADFQQRPEIFVFLLSTRAGGLGINLTAADTVIFYDSDWNPTIDSQAMDRAHRLGQTRQVTVYRLITRGTIEERIRKRALQKEEVQRVVISGGAAGGVDFNTRNRESRTKDIAMWLADDEQAELIEQKEKEALDRGEVFGAGKGGKKAAQKRKKDLTLDDMYHEGEGNFDDISAKPSGAATPVSTADNFGTPSSTPVPKRGRGRGNGKGSSKRAKTTTERLRLIDGDGGLES, from the exons ATGACGGGGGCTCCGCCTTACAATCCTCAGTCTCCGACGCAGCAACCTCGTTTTCCCGTCTATTCTCCTCCGAATAAGAATCGTTCATACTATCCCAACAACGATCAGTACCAGCAGCACGCTCCGCAGACACCGCCGGCTTTCGCTCCACAGCCGTCACTGTCTCGGAGTCCCCATTACTCACATGCGCCTTCGCCCTTACCAGCTACGCTACCTCCATTAAACGGTGgtgctcctccgccagggCATCATCCGGAGCCTTCTTCGCAGTATCAGACACATTCGTCGGCAGGGACGCCGCAGTTTTCATTACCAAGGCCATATTCTGCATCAATGATGTCCAGCAACGGCGCATCCTCCTACAACCACTCCACTGCATCCCACGCCCATCCATCGGCTCGCCTGGAAAGTCTATCGCAATCGCCTCCAAAGAAAGAGACGGAACCACTGTACCCAATCGGAGGAAATGGTGCTCCTGGATACTCATCGTCAATGATGCGAGAGCCCCGGCCGGCTTCTCCCCCTAGAGAAACG AAACATGCTCGCGCTGCCGACCCCATGTCGTTCGCCAGCATTCTTTCGGGCCCGACTGAAGAGACCTCTCCTATAAAGCAGCCTTCCCTTCCAGAAGCCCTGCCGGGCCCGGCAACCACAATCACACCCGCACCACCAACCCTTGCCCCAGtgccagcaaggagaagacTCACACCACCTCCAGTGACGCACGCTCTTCCGCCTACCTCCCAACTTAAAGTTAAGGAGCCGGAGCCCATCTCCCCCGCAGCCTTGCCCCGACTTGAGAAGAAACCGAGCGCCGAAAAACGTCGTCGGAATGTGGAACAAGAGCCCAAATCCGCCGAAGCGCTTCCAGTTGCATCTACTCACGGTGCTTTCGAACCGACAAAAGCCGCTCGGGTCTCCAACCGCAAGACATTAACAGAGCGAGATGCTGAAGCCAtcaacaagatcattgccGAGATTGACAATGCCGACAAGAGCGATGTCGAGTCGCCTGGCTTTGAAGTGGAGTATGGGCGCTACATGgtgaagagcaagaaaagggCCTTAGATGCGGAAAAAGCCGAGGGCATCAGGCGCAAG CGTCGCCGTCATGATTTCCTTGTCAAGCTCGGTAAAACTTTCGAGAAGCAGGCAAACGCGGGAGTGGATCGATTCCGGGCCGCAAACGAAGCGTCGGTCATAGCTGAAGTTCAGGCGAAGGAAATTCAGGACGAAAAGGAACGCAAGAAGGACATGCAGCGGAAGCGGCGGCGTGAGAATACGGTGCGTTTGGAAatgcagaagaagcttgaaGCGGAGCGCAAGGCAAATAAGGCCAACGATGCTGCCGAGAAGGCCAAATTCCTCCGCGAAGCGGAAAGGGCCCAGAGAAAGATCAAATCGACCAAGCGAGCTCTCGAAGGTGTCACATCGCCGGAGGAAATCGGAGAGGTCACGCCGCTTGCTCCTAATCTGGAAGGAGGCACTACCAGCTCATTCCACATCGGTCGCAGCTCCCCATCGAGGCGCAAGTCTGGACGCTCGGGGACCTCACGGCCGAAGAaatccaaggagcagaagcaggccgAGAAGGATGCGGCCGAAGCTGCTTATGCTGCCATGGAGAATGATGAGCCCCTGCCTCTCGCTCCCAAGGAAGATCCGAGAAAGGAGACCGTcaagaaggaggccaagggTGCACGTTCCAAAGAAACCACGCCTGCGCCCGTGTCCGCATTCGAATCGAAGGGTTACAACCAAATATATGAACAGATCTGGCGGGATATTGCCCGGAAAGACATCCCCAAGGTCTATCGCATCAAGACCCTTTCTCTCAGTACGCGTCAAGAAAACTTGCGGAAGACAGCTCAGCTTGCCAGCAAGCAGTCTCGCAAATGGCAAGAGCGTACGAATAAGAGTATGAAAGACACGCAAGCCCGCGCCAAGCGCACGATGCGTGAAATGATGTCCTTCTGGAAGCGCAACGAGCGCGAGGAGCGTGATCTGCGTCGTCTGGCTGAGAAACAGGAGATCGAGTCCGCCAAgaaggcagaagcagagcgtGAAGCCAATCGTCAGAAGCGGAAGCTGAATTTCTTGATCTCGCAGACTGAACTGTATTCTCACTTCATTGGTCGAAAGATTAAAGGCGCCGGAGCAGATTCTTCTGGGGATACCGCTGTCGACGGCTCCGATGAGACTATCCAGCCTGGCAAGGCCGACCACACCATTGATCTGCCGCCTACCGTCGCCGACGTGGGCGCCAAAGTCACCAATTTTGAGGACCTGGATTTCGACGCGGAAGATGAGACGGCTCTGCGGCAGGCAGCCTTGGCTAATGCCCAGAACGCCGTCAAAGAAGCTCAGGAGCGGGCACGTGCCTTTAATGCCGAAGAGAACCCAATGGCTGCTCTCGACGAGGGCGAACTGAACTTTCAGAACCCCACGAGTTTGGGCGATATCGAAATCTCTCAGCCCAAGATGCTTACGGCCAAGCTCAAGGAATACCAGCTGAAGGGGCTGAACTGGCTTGTCAATTTGTACGAGCAAGGTATCAACGGTATTTTGGCCGACGAGATGGGTCTGGGTAAGACCATCCAGTCTATATCGGTCATGGCATACTTGGCTGAGGTTCACAACATCTGGGGGCCGTTCTTGGTCATTGCGCCAGCATCGACACTGCATAACTGGCAGCAGGAAATCACCAAGTTTGTCCCTGATATCAAGGTGCTGCCTTACTGGGGTTCGGCGAAGGATCGCAAGGTTCTCAGGAAGTTCTGGGACCGCAAGCACATCACTTACACCAAAGAGTCAGAGTTCCATGTCCTTGTGACATCGTATCAGCTTGTCGTCCTTGATTCGCAGTACTTCCAGAAAGTCAAGTGGCAGTACATGATTCTCGACGAAGCCCAGGCCATCAAGTCGTCTCAAAGCTCGCGGTGGAAGAACCTGCTCGGATTTCACTGCCGAAACCGTCTGTTGCTCACTGGTACCCCGATTCAGAATAACATGCAGGAATTGTGGGCACTTTTGCATTTCATTATGCCGACCTTGTTTGACTCTCACGATGAATTCAGCGAGTGGTTCTCCAAGGACATCGAGTCTCACGCTCAAAGTAATACCAAACTTAACGAGGACCAGCTCCGGCGGTTGCACATGATTCTGAAACCATTTATGCTTCGTCGCGTGAAGAAACATGTCCAGCAAGAACTTGGAGACAAAGTTGAGAAGGATGTGTTCTGCGACCTGACGTATAGACAGCGGGCCTACTACACCAACTTGCGGAACCGCGTCAGCATCATGGATCTCATTGAGAAGGCCGCCGTTGGCGATGAAGCCGACAGCACGACACTGATGAACTTGGTCATGCAGTTCCGGAAAGTCTGCAACCACCCCGACCTGTTCGAGCGGGCAGAGACAAAGTCACCGTTCTCGGTTGGATATTTTGCAGAAACTGCCTCGTTCGTCCGCGAGGGACAGAATGTGGATGTTCGCTACTCGACGCGCAATCTGATTGAGTACAACCTGCCGCGCCTTTTATGCAGCCCCAGTGGTCGTATTGACATGGCTGGGCCGGGCAATGAACACGCTGGTTTCCGAGGCAAATACCTGCAGCACTTGATGAATATTTTCACCCCGGAGAATATCAAGCGCAGCatcgatgaggatggtgcCTTTTCGTTCCTGCGGTTCGCCGACACCTCCATCAATGAGGCGTACGAGCAGTCCCATCTCGGCGTCTTCGAGCGGGCGGTGCGCCGTCGTGGCCAGAGCAACAGACTGTCTCACCTGAATGTTATCtacgatgatgaagaggacgagaaaACATCGAAGTTTGTGCTTCCTCATTCCCTCTTCAATATCGTCCAGCGGAACGATCGCCAGGCTGTCCGCAACGTTACCGTGGAGGGCTACATGCGGGATCTGATGAATGTCTCTGAGGCTACGTTTGAACGCGATGGCCTAGGCGTGATTGAACCCAGCGCGAGCCCTGCGGCTTCGGCGCCTCCGATCACCATCTCCTGCTCTGGTCAAGTGGCTCTCAGGGAAACCCAGGATACCTTTTTCAACGTCTCCGTTCGTCATGCCCTCTTTAGCACGCCTTCTAGACAGATGGAGCAGCAGATCCTCGAGAAGAAGTTGGACCCCGCCCCGTTCTCGCTTCCGCCCATGTTGCCGAAGCCGATATCCACCAAGGGCCGATACACGCATATCGAGGTTCCATCCATGCGGCGTTTCGTCACCGATTCGGGCAAGCTGGCCAAACTGGACGAACTTTTACGTGAGCTCAAGGCAGGCGGTCACCGTGTGCTTCTGTACTTCCAGATGACACGCATGATTGATCTGATGGAAGAGTATCTCACGTACCGCAACTACAAGTACTGCCGCTTGGACGGAAGCACGAAACTCGAGGACCGTCGTGACACCGTGGCCGATTTCCAACAACGGCCCGAGATCTTTGTGTTCCTCTTGTCGACCCGTGCCGGTGGTCTGGGTATCAACCTGACTGCAGCCGACACGGTCATTTTCTACGATTCGGATTGGAACCCGACTATTGACTCGCAGGCTATGGATCGAGCGCATCGTCTCGGCCAGACCCGACAGGTGACCGTCTACCGGCTCATCACGCGCGGCACCATCGAAGAGCGAATCCGCAAGCGAGCCCTGCAGAAAGAAGAGGTGCAGCGCGTTGTCATCTCCGGCGGTGCGGCCGGCGGAGTTGACTTCAACACTCGCAACCGCGAGAGTCGGACCAAGGATATCGCCATGTGGCTGGCGGATGATGAACAGGCCGAACTGATTgagcagaaggagaaagaagcgcTAGACCGCGGTGAGGTGTTTGGCGCTGGCAAAGGAGGCAAGAAGGCGGCgcaaaagagaaagaaggaTCTTACACTTGACGACATGTATCACGAAG GAGAAGGAAactttgatgatatcagcGCGAAGCCTTCGGGGGCAGCAACGCCTGTTTCAACTGCAGATAACTTTGGCACACCCTCGTCGACACCTGTGCCCAAGCGAGGACGTGGCCGTGGCAACGGCAAGGGATCGTCGAAGCGAGCCAAGACGACCACGGAGCGTTTGCGACTGATTGATGGTGACGGTGGACTGGAAAGTTGA
- the hemA gene encoding 5-aminolevulinic acid synthase HemA, translated as MRQRPSHTLAFSHPPGSFSRFLRLFCSHALYLLANDWIQSPASASGKSSVCLRKPQDSALFYCFRISLLSFSPLPLPNSTFFPLVSKLLSPISQHHQTNSCLDESLCSLAAVTMESLLQQSRAMCPFLKRTSPTALRTLATATRPSMSPGGGTMSNLQVIARRCPVMSKALAVQSARMAGAKRFTSTAAGVPGMSSKHFRPAQTRRALHSTGGNGANLSPDLYKNTDRLQPTFGTGKGKTPRATSPSTVAGPRPEVPAPAPFDYNAFYLGELEKKHKDKSYRYFNNINRLAKEFPRAHTASMEERVTVWCSNDYLGMGRNPEVLATMHETLDTYGAGAGGTRNISGHNKHAVALENTLANLHGKEAALVFSSCYVANDATLATLGSKMPDCVILSDSLNHASMIQGIRHSGAKKMVFKHNDLVDLEQKLASLPLHVPKIIAFESVYSMCGSIAPIEAICDLADKYGAITFLDEVHAVGMYGPHGAGVAEHLDYEIYASQDTPNPRSTKGTVMDRVDIITGTLGKAYGCVGGYIAGSAAMVDTIRSLAPGFIFTTSLPPATMAGANTAILYQARHKGDRVLQQLHTRAVKKALKELDIPVIPNPSHIVPLLVGDAELAKKASDKLLEEHGIYVQAINYPTVPRGEERLRITPTPGHVKEHRDHLVHAVQAVWNDLGIKRTSDWAAQGGFVGVGVEGAEEQNQPIWKDAQLGLVEYESLEQAVEREFQQAPRMQTATPIHPAAAPAASIPVGVAA; from the exons ATGAGGCAACGGCCGAGTCACACTTTGGCTTTTAGTCATCCTCCGGGTTCTTTTTCTCGGTTTCTGCGTCTGTTCTGCAGCCATGCCTTATACCTCTTGGCCAACGACTGGATCCAATCTCCTGCATCGGCGTCTGGAAAAAGTAGTGTCTGTCTGAGAAAGCCACAAGATTCCGCTCTATTTTATTGCTTTCgtatttctcttctctcattttcccccctcccccttcccAATTCGACTTTTTTCCCCTTGGTGTCCAAGCTTCTCTCTCCAATCTCTCAACACCACCAAACCAATTCCTGCCTCGACGAGTCTCTCTGCTCGCTCGCTGCTGTCACCATGGagtctcttctccagcagtcTCGGGCGATGTGCCCGTTCCTCAAGCGCACGTCTCCCACCGCTCTGCGTACTCTCGCCACGGCTACCCGTCCCAGCATGAGTCCCGGCGGAGGTACCATGTCGAACCTCCAGGTTATCGCTCGTCGTTGCCCTGTGATGAGCAAGGCCCTGGCTGTCCAGAGTGCCCGCATGGCCGGTGCCAAGAGGTTCACCTCCACTGCCGCTGGTGTGCCGGGAATGAGCAGCAAGCATTTCCGTCCCGCTCAGACCAGAAGAGCGCTGCACAGTACTGGAGGCAATGGCGCCAATCTCAGCCCTGATCTATACAAGAACACCGACAGAC TCCAACCCACCTTTGGCACCGGCAAAGGCAAGACTCCACGGGCCACTTCTCCCTCCACGGTTGCCGGTCCCCGTCCTGAGGTTCCCGCCCCCGCTCCATTCGACTACAATGCTTTCTACCTGGGTGAACTGGAGAAGAAACACAAGGACAAGTCCTACCGCTACTTCAACAATATCAATCGTCTCGCCAAGGAATTCCCCCGTGCTCACACCGCCTCGATGGAAGAGCGGGTGACCGTGTGGTGCTCAAATGACTATTTGGGAATGGGCCGCAACCCGGAAGTGTTGGCCACCATGCACGAGACTCTGGATACCTACGGAGCCGGCGCCGGTGGTACTCGCAATATCTCGGGACACAACAAGCATGCCGTGGCTCTAGAGAACACGCTCGCCAACCTGCACGGCAAGGAAGCGGCGCTGGTTTTCAGCTCGTGCTATGTTGCCAACGATGCCACGCTCGCGACACTGGGAAGCAAGATGCCCGACTGTGTTATCCTGTCGGACAGCCTGAACCATGCATCGATGATTCAGGGTATCCGTCACTCTGGCGCCAAGAAGATGGTGTTCAAGCACAACGACCTAGTCGATTTGGAGCAGAAGCTGGCGTCTCTGCCATTACATGTGCCCAAGATCATCGCGTTCGAGTCCGTTTACAGTATGTGCGGGTCCATTGCCCCAATTGAAGCTATCTGTGATCTCGCCGACAAGTACGGCGCCATTACCTTTTTGGATGAGGTCCATGCCGTGGGTATGTACGGTCCTCACGGGGCTGGTGTCGCAGAACATCTCGACTACGAGATCTATGCCTCTCAGGACACCCCCAACCCTCGCTCCACCAAGGGGACGGTGATGGACCGCGTAGACATCATCACCGGTACTCTGGGCAAGGCGTATGGGTGTGTCGGAGGCTACATTGCCGGCTCGGCGGCTATGGTGGATACCATCCGTTCCCTCGCTCCCGGtttcatcttcaccacctcgCTGCCTCCGGCGACAATGGCCGGAGCCAACACAGCCATCCTGTACCAGGCACGCCACAAGGGCGACCGTGTGCTGCAGCAGTTGCACACTCGGGCCGTGAAGAAGGCATTGAAGGAACTGGATATCCCCGTGATTCCGAACCCTTCTCACATCGTACCTCTTCTGGTTGGTGATGCCGAGCTTGCCAAGAAGGCCTCGGAcaagctgctggaggagcacGGAATCTACGTCCAGGCGATTAACTACCCGACCGTGCCTCGCGGGGAGGAGCGCCTGCGCATCACCCCCACTCCGGGACACGTCAAGGAACACCGCGACCACCTGGTTCACGCCGTCCAGGCGGTCTGGAACGATCTGGGCATCAAGCGCACCAGTGACTGGGCAGCCCAGGGTGGATTTGTCGGTGTGGGTGTCGAAGGCGCCGAGGAGCAGAACCAGCCCATCTGGAAGGACGCACAGCTCGGCCTGGTCGAGTACGAGTCTCTGGAGCAGGCCGTCGAGCGTGAGTTCCAGCAGGCGCCTCGCATGCAAACCGCCACTCCCATCCATCCTGCTGCGGCCCCTGCTGCCTCCATCCCCGTTGGCGTGGCTGCTTAA
- a CDS encoding DNA-directed RNA polymerase I subunit RPA49, which yields MPSDKADKKRKRDSDRHEHPSKKPALELKDLPPLSASVVEEHSELVPVISYTVTTPGVNAPRNLRFTPYFKARANSSSSANRNKGIVSSELLLQSSEHPKLDFVGREAEEDADSQLKHYVAVVDPEKKTWQLVEVRKLTVRGAIRRMRPLAEEDEESSEEEEVKTMRAQRTELTNTFGTKQSRKAAQSMAENAQLSNAPAGAANAAESAILSSMPADAATDIASKAAAVQAQVQANKPIPQANLDATHPADVYPIDVLVPNGLVTLRQLPGVKEWADTVSAGLPVATTSRYVSRRVEAVVKSGNTTHLQILRFILLLLEFARSLRSGRDPKSSAGPGSKRLPPREELRRILSSASGNPASTSKQQQQNTSQSDAGTLPDPVIDALRRKFAPQGSHLTKNDLTFLHTTICALSLHIPPQPAKDGGASSLGGNSPNELATDPADLRDDLRLESATILQYFRELGCRVDKPRESEFAKWNIKGGKAEAAARRIARLKIPVEFPKVSRGGRR from the exons ATGCCATCGGATAAAGCCGAcaaaaagcgcaagcgcgACTCTGATCGCCATGAACATCCGAGCAAGAAACCAGCGCTCGAGCTCAAGGACCTACCACCTCTGTCGGCCAGTGTAGTGGAGGAGCATAGCGAGCTGGTTCCTGTGATAA GCTACACAGTCACTACTCCTGGCGTCAACGCCCCCCGCAACCTGCGTTTTACGCCGTATTTCAAAGCCCGCGCAAAttcttcgtcatcggcaaATCGCAACAAGGGGATCGTTTCGTCGGAGCTCCTTCTGCAATCCTCCGAGCACCCCAAGCTGGACTTTGTGGGCCgcgaggcggaggaggacgcTGACTCTCAGCTAAAGCACTACGTTGCCGTGGTGGAcccggagaagaagacctgGCAGCTTGTCGAGGTGCGCAAGTTGACGGTGCGAGGCGCCATAAGGAGGATGAGACCCCTGgcagaggaggatgaggagagtagcgaggaggaggaagtg AAAACCATGCGCGCACAGCGCACCGAACTCACCAACACCTTCGGCACGAAACAATCACGCAAGGCGGCACAGTCAATGGCTGAGAACGCCCAGTTGTCCAACGCGCCCGCCGGTGCCGCCAACGCCGCCGAGTCGGCCATCCTTTCGTCCATGCCCGCTGACGCTGCGACCGACATCGCCTCCAAGGCGGCCGCCGTGCAGGCGCAGGTGCAAGCCAATAAGCCTATCCCGCAAGCCAACCTGGACGCAACGCACCCTGCCGACGTCTACCCGATCGACGTGCTCGTCCCCAACGGGCTGGTCACCCTCCGCCAGCTCCCCGGCGTCAAGGAGTGGGCCGACACCGTCTCCGCCGGCCTCCCCGTGGCCACGACCTCGCGCTACGTCTCCCGCCGCGTCGAGGCGGTCGTCAAGTCCGGCAACACCACCCacctccagatcctccgcttcatcctcctcctgctcgagTTCGCCCGCTCCCTACGCTCCGGTCGAGACCCCAAATCGTCCGCTGGACCAGGCAGCAAGCGCCTCCCGCCTCGCGAGGAACTGCGACGCATCctctcctcggcctcgggCAACCCCGCCTCGACCAGcaagcagcaacagcagaatACAAGCCAATCCGACGCCGGCACTCTCCCGGACCCCGTCATCGACGCCCTCCGCCGCAAATTCGCCCCGCAGGGCTCTCACCTCACCAAGAACGACCTTACCTTCCTGCACACCACCATCTGCGCGCTCTCGCTGCATATTCCCCCGCAGCCCGCCAAGGACGGCGGCGCCAGCTCCCTGGGCGGCAACTCGCCCAACGAGCTGGCCACCGACCCCGCCGATCTGCGCGACGACCTGAGGCTCGAGAGCGCCACTATCCTGCAGTACTTCCGCGAACTGGGCTGCCGCGTCGACAAGCCGCGCGAGAGCGAGTTCGCGAAATGGAATATCAAGGGTGGCAAGGCCGAGGCGGCCGCGAGACGGATTGCCCGGCTCAAGATCCCAGTGGAATTTCCCAAGGTGAGCCGCGGTGGAAGGAGGTGA